In a genomic window of Zingiber officinale cultivar Zhangliang chromosome 9B, Zo_v1.1, whole genome shotgun sequence:
- the LOC122024899 gene encoding dof zinc finger protein 5-like, which yields MCFSFMLVVMMEVDEAASTIKLFGAVILKQANEEKEPPPPPPREAQVDEVAAAREAAASAALPCPRCRSSETKFCYFNNYNVNQPRHFCKACHRYWTAGGTLRNVPVGAGRRRGRRGPDFAAAASCLLQYPAPPYVVSRWLLRQQPPARAGHGGAFNGGLC from the coding sequence ATGTGTTTCAGCTTCATGTTGGTGGTCATGATGGAAGTGGACGAAGCAGCCAGTACCATAAAGCTCTTCGGAGCAGTGATCCTGAAGCAGGCCAACGAGGAGAAggagccgccgccgccgccgccgcgggAGGCGCAGGTCGACGAAGTGGCGGCGGCGAGGGAGGCCGCGGCCTCGGCGGCGCTGCCGTGCCCGCGGTGCAGGAGCAGCGAGACCAAGTTCTGCTACTTCAACAACTACAACGTCAACCAGCCGCGGCACTTCTGCAAGGCCTGCCACCGCTACTGGACGGCCGGCGGAACGCTGCGCAACGTCCCGGTGggggccggccgccggagggggCGCCGAGGGCCCGACTTTGCCGCCGCCGCCTCCTGCTTGTTGCAGTACCCGGCGCCGCCCTACGTGGTGTCGAGGTGGCTGCTGCGGCAGCAGCCGCCGGCGAGGGCGGGCCACGGCGGGGCTTTCAACGGCGGCCTTTGTTGA
- the LOC122022673 gene encoding aspartate aminotransferase, cytoplasmic-like — protein MASLEGSVFSSVVQAPEDPILGVTVAYNKDPSPVKVNLGVGAYRTEEGKPLVLNVVRRAEQLLVNDLSRVKEYLPITGLADFNKLSAKLIFGSDSPAIQENRVATVQCLSGTGSLRVGGEFLARHYHERTIYIPQPTWGNHTKVFTLAGLSVKTYRYYDPATRGLDFEGLLADLSVAPPGAIVLLHACAHNPTGVDPTLDQYEQIRLLMRSKGLLPFFDSAYQGFASGNLDADAQSVRLFVADGGECLTAQSYAKNMGLYGERVGALSIVCKSADVTVRVESQLKLVIRPMYSNPPIHGASIVATILKDREMYEEWTIELKAMADRIINMRQLLFEALRTRGTPGDWGHIIKQIGMFTFTGLNREQVAFMTKEYHIYMTSDGRISMAGLRSQTVPHLADAIHAAVTQIQ, from the exons ATGGCGTCCCTCGAAGGATCCGTCTTCTCCAGCGTCGTGCAGGCTCCGGAGGACCCGATCCTTGGG GTGACAGTTGCATACAACAAAGATCCAAGTCCTGTGAAGGTGAATCTGGGAGTCGGAGCCTATCGAACTGAG gaaggaaaaccacttgtaCTGAATGTCGTGAGGCGAGCAGAGCAACTGCTAGTCAACGATCT ATCCCGTGTGAAGGAGTACCTCCCTATAACTGGATTAGCAGATTTCAACAAACTGAGTGCTAAACTTATATTTGGTTCTGACAG TCCCGCCATTCAGGAAAATAGGGTAGCTACTGTGCAATGCTTATCTGGTACTGGCTCATTGAGAGTTGGAGGCGAGTTTCTAGCAAGGCATTACCATGAA CGCACAATTTACATTCCACAACCAACTTGGGGAAATCATACAAAAGTTTTTACATTAGCTGGTCTATCTGTGAAGACCTACCGTTACTATGATCCTGCAACAAGAGGATTGGACTTTGAAG GTTTATTAGCAGATCTAAGTGTAGCTCCTCCTGGAGCCATTGTGCTTCTTCATGCATGTGCACATAATCCTACTGGAGTTGATCCAACACTCGATCAATATGAGCAAATCCGTCTTCTAATGAGGTCAAAGGGCTTGCTTCCCTTCTTTGACAGTGCTTATCAG GGGTTTGCAAGTGGAAATCTGGATGCTGATGCACAATCTGTTAGGTTGTTTGTTGCTGATGGTGGTGAATGCCTCACAGCTCAAAGTTATGCAAAGAACATGGGTCTCTATGGGGAACGTGTTGGTGCTCTAAGTATT GTCTGCAAATCTGCTGATGTGACTGTTAGGGTTGAAAGCCAGCTGAAACTCGTGATTAGGCCCATGTATTCTAATCCTCCTATTCACGGTGCTTCCATTGTGGCAACTATTTTAAAAGACAG AGAAATGTACGAGGAATGGACAATTGAGTTAAAAGCCATGGCTGATAGGATAATCAACATGCGTCAACTACTTTTCGAGGCATTGCGTACCAGAG GGACACCCGGCGACTGGGGTCACATTATCAAGCAGATTGGGATGTTCACTTTCACTGGGTTAAATAGGGAGCAAGTGGCTTTCATGACCAAGGAGTATCATATTTACATGACTTCTGATGG GAGGATCAGCATGGCTGGTCTGCGCTCCCAAACTGTTCCTCATCTTGCTGATGCAATTCATGCAGCAGTTACTCAGATTCAGTGA